In the Prochlorococcus sp. MIT 1307 genome, one interval contains:
- a CDS encoding amidohydrolase codes for MNCANVLKTRLKNYLPDLIELRRHLHAHPELSGNEHQTAALVAGELRKYGWRVTEAVGRTGVLAELGPSHGPLVGLRVDMDALPVEELTGLEYSSRSQGLMHACGHDLHTCIGLGVARILAEEKDLTTGVRLLFQPAEEIAAGARWMRSDGAIQGLDSLFGVHVYPDLPVGKIGVRSGSLTAAAGELEIEIIGEGGHGARPHQAIDAIWIASKVISGLQESISRRLDPLHPVVISFGRIEGGKAFNVIADRVKLLGTVRCLDDTLHETLPNWIEEIVQSISSSFGASAIVKYRCITPIVYNDPILTTMLEKCAISVLGEVNVLRLATPSLGAEDFAELLQGIRGTMFRLGVASENGCAPLHNGHFAPDERSLEVGIEVLLATLFEWMQEHSIIDSKDS; via the coding sequence ATGAATTGTGCAAATGTTTTAAAGACTCGCCTGAAAAATTATTTACCTGATCTCATAGAGCTGCGTCGCCATTTGCATGCACATCCAGAGTTAAGTGGTAATGAACATCAGACTGCCGCCCTTGTGGCTGGAGAATTAAGAAAATATGGTTGGCGGGTAACAGAGGCTGTCGGTCGTACTGGAGTCTTAGCTGAACTTGGGCCTAGTCATGGTCCATTGGTTGGTTTAAGAGTGGATATGGATGCTTTGCCTGTCGAGGAGCTAACGGGGTTGGAATATTCATCTCGGAGTCAAGGCTTGATGCATGCATGTGGACATGACTTACACACCTGTATAGGGCTTGGTGTGGCAAGGATTTTAGCCGAGGAAAAAGACCTGACGACAGGTGTTCGATTGTTGTTTCAACCAGCAGAAGAAATAGCAGCAGGGGCCCGATGGATGCGTTCAGATGGTGCAATTCAAGGTTTGGACTCTCTTTTTGGGGTGCATGTATACCCCGATTTACCTGTAGGAAAAATTGGCGTTAGAAGTGGAAGCCTAACTGCAGCAGCAGGAGAGTTGGAAATTGAAATTATTGGAGAAGGTGGACATGGAGCACGGCCTCACCAAGCTATTGACGCTATATGGATTGCCTCAAAGGTAATAAGTGGTTTACAAGAATCGATTAGTCGACGACTAGATCCATTACATCCAGTGGTGATTAGTTTTGGACGAATTGAAGGAGGGAAGGCTTTCAATGTAATTGCCGATCGGGTGAAACTTTTGGGAACGGTTCGTTGTTTGGATGACACTTTGCATGAGACATTGCCAAATTGGATAGAAGAGATTGTCCAATCGATTTCTTCTAGCTTTGGCGCTAGCGCAATTGTCAAATACCGCTGTATTACACCAATTGTTTATAACGATCCTATTTTGACAACTATGCTTGAAAAATGTGCGATTTCTGTTTTGGGAGAAGTTAATGTCTTAAGACTGGCCACACCCTCTTTAGGTGCAGAGGATTTTGCTGAACTATTGCAAGGTATTAGAGGCACAATGTTCCGCTTAGGTGTTGCTAGTGAGAACGGTTGCGCCCCACTTCATAACGGTCATTTTGCGCCAGATGAGAGAAGTCTTGAGGTTGGTATTGAGGTGCTTTTAGCTACTCTTTTTGAATGGATGCAAGAGCACTCTATAATTGATAGTAAGGATTCATGA
- a CDS encoding DUF3188 domain-containing protein has translation MKNFHNRLLSLSAPCLILISILGLFQREGSERLQSLPALLAGVGLIISGALERRNRRKKLLLAIRNRNQPIN, from the coding sequence ATGAAGAACTTCCATAATCGATTGTTATCACTTTCTGCTCCTTGTTTGATTTTGATTTCAATATTGGGATTATTTCAACGTGAAGGCAGTGAGCGATTGCAATCTTTGCCTGCTTTATTAGCAGGGGTAGGGTTAATAATTAGTGGGGCTCTGGAGCGCCGCAATCGTCGAAAGAAGTTACTCTTGGCAATTCGCAATCGAAATCAGCCTATAAATTGA
- the thiC gene encoding phosphomethylpyrimidine synthase ThiC: protein MRTSWVASRKGKSNVSQLHFARQGVITEEMAYVANRESLPESLIMEEVARGRMIIPANINHLNLEPMAIGIASKCKVNANIGASPNASDVDEELKKLKLAVKYGADTVMDLSTGGVNLDEVRTAIINASPVPIGTVPVYQALESVHGSIEKLSEDDFLHIIEKHCQQGVDYQTIHAGLLIEHLPKVKGRLTGIVSRGGGILAQWMLYHYKQNPLYTRFEDICEIFKRYDCAFSLGDSLRPGCLHDASDEAQLAELKTLGELTQRAWKHDVQVMVEGPGHVPMDQIEFNVRKQMEDCAEAPFYVLGPLVTDIAPGYDHITSAIGAAMAGWYGTAMLCYVTPKEHLGLPNPDDVREGLIAYKIAAHAADIARHRPGVRDRDDELSRARYAFDWNKQFELALDPERAREYHDETLPADIYKQAEFCSMCGPKHCPMQTKITEADLEGLEKAISQKGASELIALKLNKDD, encoded by the coding sequence ATGCGAACTTCCTGGGTAGCTTCTCGCAAGGGCAAAAGCAATGTTTCTCAATTGCATTTTGCTCGTCAGGGAGTTATTACCGAAGAAATGGCTTATGTGGCCAACAGAGAAAGCTTGCCTGAATCCTTAATTATGGAGGAGGTGGCTCGAGGAAGGATGATAATTCCTGCGAATATTAATCACCTAAACCTTGAGCCTATGGCTATAGGGATAGCTTCTAAATGCAAAGTGAATGCAAATATTGGAGCTTCACCTAATGCCAGTGACGTTGATGAGGAATTAAAAAAATTGAAACTTGCTGTCAAATATGGCGCAGATACTGTTATGGATCTCTCGACTGGAGGAGTGAATTTAGATGAGGTTCGCACTGCGATTATTAATGCATCTCCAGTGCCAATAGGCACCGTTCCTGTATATCAGGCTTTAGAAAGTGTCCATGGCTCGATCGAAAAATTGTCTGAGGATGATTTTCTTCACATTATTGAAAAGCATTGTCAACAAGGTGTTGATTATCAAACTATCCATGCTGGATTATTAATTGAGCATCTTCCCAAGGTCAAAGGAAGGTTAACTGGGATTGTTAGTAGAGGAGGGGGAATTCTTGCCCAATGGATGTTGTATCACTACAAACAAAACCCTCTTTACACTCGCTTTGAGGACATTTGTGAGATTTTCAAACGCTATGACTGTGCCTTTTCCTTAGGAGACTCTCTTCGCCCTGGTTGTTTGCATGATGCATCGGATGAGGCGCAGCTCGCTGAATTGAAAACTCTTGGAGAACTCACCCAGCGTGCGTGGAAACATGATGTTCAGGTGATGGTTGAAGGTCCAGGTCATGTGCCAATGGACCAGATTGAATTCAATGTTCGTAAGCAAATGGAAGATTGCGCTGAGGCCCCTTTTTATGTTCTTGGCCCTTTAGTTACTGACATAGCACCTGGTTACGATCACATTACAAGTGCAATTGGTGCAGCAATGGCTGGCTGGTATGGAACAGCGATGCTTTGTTATGTCACACCGAAAGAACATTTAGGGCTCCCTAACCCTGATGATGTAAGAGAGGGTTTAATTGCTTATAAAATTGCTGCACATGCAGCCGATATAGCTAGACATCGCCCAGGAGTTCGTGATCGAGATGATGAGTTAAGTCGTGCTAGATATGCCTTTGATTGGAATAAGCAATTTGAATTAGCTCTAGATCCTGAACGAGCTCGTGAATATCATGATGAAACTTTGCCTGCAGATATATATAAACAAGCTGAGTTCTGTTCAATGTGTGGGCCAAAGCACTGCCCAATGCAGACCAAGATAACGGAAGCTGATTTAGAAGGCCTTGAAAAGGCGATAAGTCAAAAAGGAGCGTCTGAATTAATAGCACTTAAGCTAAACAAAGACGATTAA